In a genomic window of Neisseria flavescens:
- the lptC gene encoding LPS export ABC transporter periplasmic protein LptC produces the protein MKIRWRYGIAFPLVLAVSLGALAAWLGRISEVQVEEVVLNPNEPQYAMKGINGKRFDQEGRLKENLSAVDAVQYPNSADVHLDKPHLSFYRDGSLLYEVGSDKAAYNIQNKKVVFEQNVVLNKAADAKRLAGIVKTERLNVDTEAQYAHTDSPVTFQYGQSGGQANGMTYDHKTGLLNFPSKVKATIYDTKNL, from the coding sequence ATGAAAATCAGATGGCGTTACGGAATCGCTTTCCCGCTGGTGTTGGCCGTTTCACTCGGCGCACTGGCGGCGTGGCTCGGCCGCATCAGCGAAGTGCAGGTCGAAGAAGTCGTCCTCAATCCGAATGAGCCGCAATATGCGATGAAAGGCATCAACGGCAAACGTTTTGACCAAGAAGGCCGTCTGAAAGAAAACCTGAGCGCGGTCGATGCCGTCCAATATCCGAATAGCGCGGATGTGCATTTGGACAAACCGCATCTTTCGTTTTATCGCGACGGCAGCCTGCTGTACGAAGTCGGCAGCGACAAGGCCGCGTACAATATTCAAAACAAAAAAGTCGTTTTTGAACAGAATGTTGTCTTAAACAAAGCGGCAGATGCCAAGCGTTTGGCCGGCATCGTCAAAACCGAACGTTTGAATGTCGATACCGAAGCGCAATACGCCCATACCGACAGCCCCGTTACTTTCCAATACGGACAGTCCGGCGGTCAGGCAAACGGCATGACGTATGACCACAAAACCGGTTTGCTGAATTTCCCTTCCAAAGTGAAAGCCACAATTTATGATACAAAAAATTTGTAA
- a CDS encoding KdsC family phosphatase, protein MQNLSSDLQQRALGIKLLILDVDGVLTDGRIFIRDNGEEIKSFHTLDGHGLKMLQAGGVQTAIITGRDAPSVGIRVKQLGINYYFKGIHDKRAAYAQLCEQAGVEEHECAFVGDDVVDLPVMVRCGLAVAVPEAHWFTLQYAHYVTRRSGGAGAVREVCDLIMQAQGTLEPALKEYVR, encoded by the coding sequence ATGCAAAACCTCTCTTCCGATCTGCAACAACGCGCTTTAGGTATCAAACTGCTGATACTGGATGTAGACGGCGTTTTGACCGACGGCCGCATTTTTATCCGCGACAACGGCGAAGAAATCAAATCGTTCCATACTTTGGACGGACACGGATTAAAAATGCTTCAGGCCGGCGGCGTGCAAACGGCGATTATTACCGGCCGCGATGCGCCTTCCGTCGGTATCCGCGTGAAGCAGCTCGGTATCAACTATTACTTCAAAGGCATTCACGACAAACGTGCCGCCTACGCCCAATTATGCGAACAGGCCGGTGTGGAGGAGCATGAGTGCGCCTTTGTCGGCGACGATGTTGTCGATTTGCCCGTGATGGTGCGTTGCGGATTGGCGGTTGCCGTCCCTGAAGCGCATTGGTTTACTTTGCAATACGCCCATTATGTAACCCGACGCTCCGGCGGCGCAGGCGCGGTGCGTGAAGTGTGCGATTTGATTATGCAGGCGCAAGGTACGCTTGAACCTGCTTTGAAAGAGTATGTACGATGA
- a CDS encoding KpsF/GutQ family sugar-phosphate isomerase gives MAENTLYLDWARDVLNMEAEGLHEIAAALDDNFVHAAEALLHCKGRVVIAGMGKSGHIGRKMAATMASTGTPAFFVHPAEAAHGDLGMIVDNDVVVAISNSGESDEIAAIIPALKRKNITLICITARPDSTMAHHADIHITASVSKEACPLGLAPTSSTTAVMALGDALAVVLLQARAFTPDDFALSHPAGSLGKRLLLRVADIMHKDEALPAVLLGTPLKEAIVRMSEKGLGMLAVTDAEGRLKGVFTDGDLRRLFQERDSFAGLKVDDIMHASPKTISADRLATEALKAMQSGHVNGLLVVEENGVLIGALNMHDLLMARIV, from the coding sequence ATGGCGGAAAACACACTTTATCTCGACTGGGCGCGTGATGTATTGAATATGGAAGCCGAAGGTTTGCATGAAATTGCGGCGGCGTTGGACGACAATTTTGTCCATGCGGCGGAAGCGTTGTTGCACTGCAAGGGCAGGGTTGTGATTGCCGGCATGGGCAAGTCCGGACATATCGGCCGCAAAATGGCGGCAACCATGGCTTCGACGGGCACACCTGCATTTTTCGTCCATCCTGCCGAAGCGGCGCACGGCGATTTGGGCATGATTGTCGATAACGATGTCGTGGTTGCCATTTCCAATTCCGGCGAAAGTGATGAAATTGCGGCCATCATCCCCGCACTCAAACGCAAAAACATCACGCTGATCTGCATTACAGCCCGCCCCGACTCGACCATGGCGCACCATGCCGACATTCATATCACGGCGTCGGTTTCCAAAGAAGCCTGTCCGCTCGGCCTTGCGCCGACTTCCAGCACGACCGCCGTGATGGCCTTGGGCGATGCGCTGGCGGTAGTATTGCTGCAGGCGCGTGCGTTTACGCCCGACGATTTTGCTTTAAGCCATCCGGCCGGCAGCTTGGGCAAACGCCTGCTGTTGCGCGTAGCTGATATTATGCACAAAGACGAAGCCCTGCCTGCCGTTTTGTTGGGTACGCCGTTGAAAGAGGCCATTGTCCGTATGAGTGAAAAAGGTTTGGGCATGTTGGCGGTAACCGATGCCGAAGGCCGTCTGAAAGGTGTATTTACCGATGGCGACTTGCGCCGTCTGTTTCAAGAACGCGACAGCTTTGCCGGTTTGAAAGTGGACGACATCATGCACGCTTCGCCGAAAACCATTTCCGCCGACCGCCTTGCCACTGAAGCCTTGAAAGCCATGCAGAGTGGCCATGTGAATGGTTTGCTGGTGGTCGAAGAAAACGGCGTACTGATTGGCGCTTTGAACATGCACGATTTATTGATGGCACGAATTGTCTGA
- the tal gene encoding transaldolase, whose protein sequence is MTILSDVKALGQQIWLDNLSRSLVQSGELAQMLKQGVCGVTSNPAIFQKAFAGDALYADEVAALKQQDLTPKQRYETMAVADVQAACDVCLAEHESTGGKTGFVSLEVSPELSKDAQGTVEEARRLHAAISRKNVMIKVPATDEGIEALETLVSDGISVNLTLLFSRAQTLKAYAAYTRGIAKRLEAGHDVSHIQVVASFFISRVDAALDATLPDHLKGKVAIALAKAAYQDWTQYFGSPEFAALETEGANRAQLLWASTGVKNPAYPDTLYIDSLIGAHTVNTVPDATLKAFIDHGTAKATLTEGTDEAQAQLAETAKLGIDVETLATRLQEDGLKQFEDAFAKLLAPLA, encoded by the coding sequence ATGACCATTTTATCGGACGTTAAAGCATTAGGACAACAAATCTGGCTGGACAATCTCTCCCGTTCGCTCGTGCAAAGCGGCGAATTGGCGCAAATGCTGAAACAAGGCGTGTGCGGCGTAACTTCCAATCCCGCCATTTTCCAAAAAGCCTTTGCCGGAGATGCCCTATACGCCGATGAAGTGGCCGCGCTCAAACAGCAAGACCTGACCCCGAAACAACGCTACGAAACCATGGCGGTTGCCGATGTGCAAGCTGCTTGCGACGTGTGCCTTGCCGAACACGAATCCACCGGTGGCAAAACCGGCTTCGTCAGCCTCGAAGTTTCGCCTGAATTATCCAAAGACGCGCAAGGCACGGTTGAAGAAGCACGCCGCCTGCACGCAGCCATCAGCCGTAAAAATGTCATGATTAAAGTGCCGGCAACCGACGAAGGCATCGAAGCACTCGAAACCCTTGTTTCAGACGGCATCAGTGTCAACCTGACCCTGCTCTTCTCCCGCGCCCAAACCCTCAAAGCCTATGCGGCCTACACGCGCGGCATTGCCAAACGTTTGGAGGCAGGACACGACGTTTCCCATATCCAAGTTGTCGCCAGCTTCTTTATTTCCCGTGTCGATGCCGCATTGGACGCCACCCTGCCCGACCACCTCAAAGGCAAAGTCGCCATCGCGCTGGCCAAAGCCGCCTATCAAGATTGGACGCAATACTTCGGCAGCCCGGAATTTGCCGCGCTGGAAACCGAAGGCGCAAACCGCGCCCAACTTTTATGGGCATCCACCGGCGTAAAAAACCCTGCCTATCCTGACACTTTGTACATTGACAGCCTGATTGGCGCCCATACCGTCAACACCGTTCCCGATGCCACACTCAAAGCCTTTATCGACCACGGCACGGCCAAAGCCACGTTGACCGAAGGCACGGACGAAGCCCAAGCGCAGCTGGCCGAAACCGCCAAACTCGGCATTGATGTCGAAACCTTGGCAACTCGTTTGCAGGAAGACGGTTTGAAACAATTTGAAGACGCTTTCGCCAAACTGCTTGCTCCCTTGGCTTAA
- the gluQRS gene encoding tRNA glutamyl-Q(34) synthetase GluQRS: MYIGRFAPSPTGLLHIGSLLTAVASYADARTHGGKWLVRIEDLDPPREMPGAAADILRTLEAFGFEWDGEVAYQSRRYDLYQDTLDRLKAAGLVYPCYCSRKDWQAEATHGADGFVYNGRCRNPRQRPDTQNKTPAWRIQVPDRVIGFSDGIVGHYAQNLAHDIGDFVLLRADGYWAYQLAVVADDADQGITHIVRGQDLLVSTPRQIYLQQCLGVPTPAYAHLPLLTNSQGQKWSKQTLAPALDLNQKEQLLRQVLTYLNLPDAPAVNRPQELLDWAVAHWQMDKIPKSSIITD, from the coding sequence ATGTATATAGGACGTTTCGCCCCCAGCCCTACCGGCCTGCTTCATATCGGCTCGCTGCTGACCGCCGTCGCTTCCTATGCCGACGCGCGCACGCACGGCGGCAAATGGCTGGTCCGCATTGAAGACCTCGACCCCCCACGCGAAATGCCCGGCGCCGCTGCCGACATTTTGCGCACGCTCGAAGCTTTCGGTTTTGAATGGGACGGCGAAGTCGCCTATCAAAGCCGCCGTTACGACCTATATCAAGACACCCTCGACCGCCTCAAAGCAGCCGGGCTGGTGTATCCCTGCTACTGCAGCCGCAAAGACTGGCAGGCGGAGGCAACACATGGCGCAGACGGATTTGTATATAACGGCCGTTGCCGCAATCCTCGGCAAAGACCCGACACGCAAAACAAAACTCCGGCATGGCGCATTCAAGTTCCCGATCGCGTAATCGGTTTTTCAGACGGCATTGTCGGACATTACGCACAAAACCTGGCACACGACATCGGCGATTTTGTCCTGCTTCGTGCCGACGGCTATTGGGCATATCAGCTTGCCGTGGTTGCCGACGATGCCGATCAAGGCATAACGCATATTGTCCGCGGTCAGGACTTGCTCGTTTCCACGCCGCGCCAAATCTATCTGCAACAATGCCTCGGCGTTCCCACACCGGCCTACGCCCACCTTCCCCTATTGACCAACAGCCAAGGGCAAAAATGGTCGAAACAAACCCTTGCCCCGGCTTTGGATTTGAATCAAAAAGAACAGCTTCTCCGCCAAGTCCTAACCTACCTCAACCTACCCGATGCACCTGCTGTGAACCGTCCGCAGGAATTGCTTGATTGGGCAGTGGCACACTGGCAAATGGATAAAATCCCAAAATCGTCCATTATCACAGACTGA
- the pilC gene encoding PilC family type IV pilus tip adhesin — protein MKKTPKRHLLRHTAVYTAMILAASSQQAAADEDQDFHYTVSDTGVVSGNKIFGQPGVRKGHKHIGVPGSRFGPKNLCRELNVPFDPAVGCNILTALIYDFTYTNNDTLTAGFQTTTKLNFGGGSAPLWGKVSGLDAGNLAELNTDQWLTTYKPEMRGKTGYDFTNISCFANGKTGDSRQCPTLPFRFYFNHDSNTIEATGQVRDDGVPIYKLKAHPWLGISFEIAAPSYNGSGNVTASSGKWERPSADGSQSNIAALPIKVNAGNPQGKAFQLRAKLHKLTDPGGDSLTAQEIKLGEITMPKFSIRPTSSEGNSGRTMTVWRIEDKGHIDVKLQLPNIGAGGCTRAQYTAAGPDGSRYAIVAPAPLGTGFPGKAAAVVTDPGSASSRILFYTLNKDNKEKGGANYLNNTSFTEPVFTGRKAAIRLSNGVVLSDSNINGITNGTFGIGDNGNNQQEWKDVLLRWTDRRDGNDNQFNYFNNAIDASTRGKLYSQQYRIRDNGKRDLGDIVNSPVTAVGDYLATAANDGMVHIFKKSGGGYNLKLSYIPGTMPRKDLDNQDSTLTKDLRRFANKNYTGGLYGVDGGFVLRQVNLNGQNRVFMFGAMGQGGKGAYALDLTRAESNQTGVSLFDVTGNGLGYTVGTPQIGKIQNGKIQNGKYAAFLASGYATKDIESKENTTALYVYDLESNNGTLIRKIVVPGGKGGLSSPTLVDTNSDGTVDIAYAGDRGGNMYRFDLSNWSVRTIFQGTKPITSAPAVSKLKNKRVVIFGTGSDLTEEDVANTKDIQSVYGIFDNDTKSSPAQDGQGKGLLEQVLTKDGNTLFLSDYKRSDGSGDKGWVVRLEAGQRVTIKPTVVLRTAFVTIRNYTVNGCGAETAFLGINTADGGKLTKKSARPVVPDDRVAKKVGEKKDAKGNNIPVGCMEKDNATVCPNGYVYPKLLTASYLDSQKTSGHPRTADGDAGGSGDDTDEPQKGNRCFFSKGVHTLLMNDMSDLDVVGPSCMKRISWREIFF, from the coding sequence ATGAAAAAAACACCCAAACGGCACTTGCTCCGCCATACTGCGGTTTATACCGCGATGATTTTGGCGGCATCGTCCCAACAGGCAGCTGCAGACGAAGACCAAGATTTCCACTATACCGTCAGCGATACGGGTGTTGTAAGCGGCAATAAGATATTCGGTCAGCCTGGTGTACGTAAAGGTCATAAACATATTGGTGTGCCGGGCAGTAGATTCGGCCCTAAAAATCTGTGTAGGGAGTTAAATGTACCGTTTGACCCCGCCGTAGGATGTAATATTCTTACCGCACTGATTTACGATTTTACATATACCAACAACGATACGCTGACGGCGGGCTTTCAGACGACAACCAAATTGAACTTCGGCGGCGGTTCGGCTCCGCTGTGGGGCAAAGTTTCCGGTCTCGATGCCGGCAATCTGGCAGAGCTCAACACCGACCAATGGCTGACGACCTACAAACCGGAGATGCGGGGTAAAACAGGTTACGACTTTACCAATATATCCTGTTTTGCCAATGGGAAAACGGGTGATAGTAGGCAATGCCCGACCCTGCCTTTCCGATTCTATTTCAACCACGACTCAAACACTATCGAGGCTACGGGGCAGGTGCGCGACGACGGCGTGCCGATATACAAACTGAAAGCGCACCCGTGGCTGGGTATTTCCTTTGAAATTGCAGCCCCGTCATACAACGGCAGCGGCAATGTCACGGCAAGCTCGGGAAAATGGGAACGCCCGAGTGCAGACGGCAGCCAATCAAACATAGCTGCTCTGCCTATAAAGGTAAATGCAGGCAATCCGCAGGGAAAGGCATTCCAGCTTCGCGCCAAACTGCATAAGCTCACCGATCCAGGGGGCGACAGCCTTACCGCCCAAGAAATCAAACTGGGCGAGATTACTATGCCTAAGTTCTCTATACGTCCAACAAGCAGCGAAGGAAATAGTGGTCGGACGATGACCGTATGGCGGATAGAAGACAAAGGCCATATCGACGTAAAACTCCAGCTCCCGAACATAGGTGCGGGCGGCTGTACGCGGGCGCAATATACCGCCGCCGGCCCGGACGGCAGCCGATACGCCATTGTCGCTCCCGCCCCTTTGGGCACGGGTTTCCCGGGCAAGGCGGCGGCGGTCGTTACCGATCCCGGGTCGGCAAGCAGCCGCATCCTCTTTTACACCTTGAATAAAGACAATAAGGAAAAAGGCGGCGCGAATTATCTGAACAACACAAGTTTTACCGAACCCGTCTTTACCGGACGCAAGGCGGCAATCCGCTTGTCAAACGGCGTAGTCTTGAGCGACAGCAATATTAACGGCATTACGAATGGCACATTCGGTATCGGCGATAATGGGAATAATCAGCAAGAATGGAAAGACGTGTTATTGCGCTGGACCGACAGGCGCGATGGAAACGACAATCAGTTTAACTATTTTAACAATGCGATAGATGCTTCAACACGCGGCAAACTGTATAGCCAGCAATACCGCATCCGCGACAACGGCAAACGCGATTTGGGCGACATCGTCAACAGCCCGGTAACGGCGGTCGGCGACTATCTGGCAACCGCCGCCAACGACGGGATGGTGCATATCTTCAAAAAAAGCGGCGGCGGCTACAATCTGAAGCTCAGCTACATCCCCGGCACGATGCCGCGCAAAGATTTGGATAACCAAGATTCCACCTTAACAAAAGACCTGCGCCGCTTTGCCAACAAAAACTACACGGGCGGTTTGTACGGCGTGGACGGCGGCTTTGTCTTGCGCCAAGTCAACTTAAACGGGCAAAACCGCGTGTTTATGTTCGGCGCGATGGGTCAAGGCGGCAAAGGTGCGTATGCCTTGGATTTGACCAGAGCCGAAAGCAACCAAACCGGCGTTTCCCTGTTTGACGTAACAGGCAACGGCTTGGGCTACACCGTCGGTACGCCCCAAATCGGCAAAATCCAAAACGGCAAAATCCAAAACGGCAAATACGCCGCCTTCCTTGCTTCCGGTTATGCGACTAAAGATATTGAGAGCAAAGAAAATACAACCGCGCTGTATGTGTATGATTTGGAAAGCAACAACGGTACGCTGATTAGAAAAATCGTAGTACCCGGCGGCAAGGGCGGACTTTCATCACCTACGCTGGTGGATACAAATTCGGACGGCACAGTCGATATCGCCTATGCCGGCGACCGGGGCGGGAATATGTACCGCTTTGATTTGTCCAACTGGTCTGTACGCACTATTTTCCAAGGTACGAAGCCGATTACCTCCGCGCCCGCCGTTTCCAAACTGAAAAACAAACGCGTCGTCATCTTCGGTACGGGCAGCGATTTGACCGAAGAAGATGTGGCTAATACAAAAGATATACAATCTGTTTACGGTATCTTTGATAACGATACGAAATCTTCGCCGGCACAAGACGGACAGGGCAAAGGGCTGCTCGAACAAGTGCTGACAAAAGACGGCAATACGCTGTTCTTGAGCGACTACAAAAGGTCTGACGGCTCGGGCGACAAGGGCTGGGTAGTGAGATTGGAAGCCGGACAGCGCGTTACCATTAAACCGACCGTGGTATTGCGTACCGCCTTTGTCACCATCCGCAACTACACCGTCAACGGCTGCGGCGCGGAAACCGCATTTTTGGGCATCAATACCGCCGACGGCGGCAAGCTGACCAAGAAAAGCGCGCGTCCCGTCGTGCCGGATGACCGCGTCGCCAAAAAAGTCGGCGAGAAAAAAGACGCAAAAGGCAACAATATCCCCGTGGGCTGTATGGAAAAAGACAATGCAACCGTCTGCCCGAACGGATATGTTTATCCGAAACTGCTGACCGCAAGTTATCTGGACAGCCAAAAAACAAGCGGTCACCCGAGAACGGCAGACGGCGACGCGGGCGGCAGCGGCGATGATACTGACGAACCCCAAAAAGGCAACCGCTGCTTCTTCAGCAAAGGCGTGCACACACTGCTGATGAACGATATGTCCGACTTGGACGTTGTCGGTCCAAGCTGTATGAAACGCATCAGCTGGCGTGAAATCTTTTTCTAA
- the carA gene encoding glutamine-hydrolyzing carbamoyl-phosphate synthase small subunit yields the protein MSTPALLVLADGSVFHGTSIGYEGSTSGEVVFNTSMTGYQEILTDPSYCKQIVTLTYPHIGNTGTNAEDEESRSVYAAGLIIRDLPLLHSNFRASESLHDYLVRNKTVAIADIDTRRLTTLLREKGAQGGAILTGADATVEKAQELIAAFGSMVGKDLAKEVSCTETYEWTEGEWELGKGFVTPDEQPYHVVAYDFGVKTNILRMLASRGCRLTVVPAQTSAQDVLALNPDGVFLSNGPGDPEPCTYAIEAVQKLMESGKPIFGICLGHQLISLAIGAKTLKMRFSHHGANHPVQDLDSGKVVITSQNHGFAVDADTLPANARITHKSLFDNTLQGIELTDKPVFCFQGHPEASPGPQDVGYLFDKFIGNIKAAKQ from the coding sequence ATGAGCACCCCCGCCCTTCTCGTTCTCGCTGACGGCAGCGTATTTCACGGTACATCAATCGGTTACGAAGGTTCGACTTCCGGCGAAGTCGTGTTCAACACTTCCATGACCGGCTATCAGGAAATCCTGACCGACCCTTCCTACTGCAAACAAATCGTTACCCTCACCTACCCCCACATCGGCAATACCGGTACCAACGCCGAAGATGAAGAAAGCCGCAGCGTTTACGCCGCCGGCCTGATTATCCGCGACCTGCCGCTCTTGCACAGCAACTTCCGCGCCTCCGAAAGCCTGCACGACTATCTGGTGCGCAACAAAACCGTTGCCATCGCCGACATCGACACCCGCCGCCTGACCACGCTGCTGCGCGAAAAAGGCGCGCAAGGCGGCGCGATTCTGACCGGCGCGGACGCTACGGTTGAAAAAGCGCAAGAACTCATCGCCGCGTTCGGCAGTATGGTCGGCAAAGACTTGGCAAAAGAAGTTTCCTGCACGGAAACTTACGAATGGACGGAAGGCGAATGGGAATTGGGCAAGGGTTTCGTTACCCCCGACGAACAGCCTTACCACGTCGTCGCCTATGATTTCGGCGTAAAAACCAACATCCTGCGTATGCTCGCCTCGCGCGGCTGCCGCCTGACCGTCGTCCCCGCCCAAACGAGCGCACAAGACGTGTTGGCACTCAATCCCGACGGCGTGTTCCTGTCCAACGGCCCCGGCGACCCCGAGCCTTGCACCTACGCCATCGAAGCCGTGCAAAAACTGATGGAAAGCGGCAAACCGATTTTCGGCATTTGCTTGGGACACCAGCTGATTAGCCTCGCCATCGGCGCAAAAACCTTGAAAATGCGCTTCAGCCATCACGGCGCGAACCACCCGGTACAAGATTTAGACAGCGGCAAAGTCGTCATCACCAGCCAAAACCACGGTTTTGCCGTTGATGCCGACACCCTGCCCGCTAACGCACGCATTACCCACAAATCCTTGTTCGACAACACTTTGCAAGGCATCGAGCTGACCGACAAACCCGTGTTCTGTTTCCAAGGACACCCCGAAGCCAGCCCGGGCCCGCAAGATGTCGGCTATTTGTTTGACAAATTTATTGGCAATATCAAAGCAGCAAAACAATAA
- a CDS encoding SemiSWEET family transporter yields MTEKQMRILSVIATLTAVGMYVSYIPQIQNNLAGNPGSPLQPLVAAINCTLWVAYGFLKEKRDYPVMLANAPGIILGLITFITSF; encoded by the coding sequence ATGACAGAAAAGCAAATGCGCATTCTTTCCGTCATCGCCACCCTGACCGCCGTCGGCATGTACGTTTCCTATATCCCACAAATCCAAAACAACCTGGCAGGCAACCCCGGCTCGCCGTTGCAACCCCTCGTCGCCGCCATCAACTGCACATTATGGGTTGCCTACGGTTTTTTGAAAGAAAAACGCGACTACCCCGTCATGCTGGCAAACGCCCCGGGTATCATTTTGGGCTTGATTACGTTTATCACCAGTTTTTAA
- a CDS encoding endonuclease domain-containing protein, with protein MNTHEKLLTANNPVLHQRAKAMRQEMSEAEAKLWQHLRASRLNGYKFRRQQPMGNYIVDFMCVTPKLIVEADGGQHTEQAAYDHARTAYLNSLGFTVLRFWNHEILQQTNDVLAEILRVLQELEKQPAQAD; from the coding sequence ATGAACACGCACGAGAAACTCTTGACCGCCAACAACCCCGTCCTGCATCAACGCGCCAAAGCCATGCGTCAAGAAATGAGCGAGGCGGAAGCAAAATTGTGGCAGCACCTGCGGGCAAGCCGTCTGAACGGCTACAAATTCCGCCGCCAGCAGCCGATGGGAAACTATATTGTTGATTTTATGTGCGTAACGCCCAAGCTGATTGTCGAAGCAGACGGAGGGCAGCACACAGAACAAGCCGCATACGACCACGCGCGGACGGCATATCTCAACAGCTTGGGCTTTACTGTGCTGCGGTTTTGGAATCACGAGATTTTGCAGCAGACAAACGACGTACTGGCGGAAATCCTGCGCGTGTTACAAGAATTGGAAAAGCAGCCTGCACAAGCTGATTAG
- a CDS encoding YiiX/YebB-like N1pC/P60 family cysteine hydrolase — translation MNTNEKNLINGYIYYYDQNLLAGDIVLTSANTATSKAIRLGTQSEFSHVMMMINKCAYVHAIANGVESGNIQREIFDKPEYMQVLRLKNREKYALSLEQVIKKVTHDIAKPYSVPNAINAKFKIPFNFNTLETKRYCSQLVALAYKEANIDLVKNPNHCTPEEILQSGLLEKINIKLTDITSSEIHPLYKLSLLEPNPLILHNQQIREAIIEVQKITSNSYLSFYDIDNFLVKNKNFDETITYIFLQKGYFDFPQKIKEANPYRYGNQHEFKDFIDKNYGIKDRKFLIQQLKEMSSNMLLKHKEDLEMVKHAQKKFGNLHFIQKKIELYKCLCEMYNTLLNNCNQYI, via the coding sequence ATGAATACAAACGAAAAAAATTTAATTAATGGCTATATTTACTATTACGACCAAAACCTATTGGCTGGCGATATAGTTTTAACTTCTGCAAATACAGCAACAAGCAAAGCAATCAGATTGGGAACACAAAGTGAATTCTCTCATGTAATGATGATGATAAATAAATGTGCGTATGTTCATGCTATAGCTAATGGAGTTGAAAGTGGCAATATACAACGCGAAATTTTTGACAAGCCTGAATATATGCAAGTTCTCCGTTTGAAAAATAGAGAAAAATATGCACTGAGCCTAGAACAAGTAATCAAAAAAGTAACACATGATATTGCTAAACCATATTCTGTACCTAATGCAATAAATGCAAAATTTAAAATTCCGTTCAATTTTAATACACTGGAAACAAAACGTTATTGTTCCCAATTAGTAGCTTTGGCATATAAAGAAGCTAATATTGACTTGGTAAAAAATCCTAATCATTGTACTCCAGAAGAGATTTTACAATCGGGACTACTTGAAAAAATTAATATTAAACTTACAGATATTACTAGTAGTGAAATACATCCATTATATAAACTAAGTTTACTAGAACCTAATCCGTTAATTTTACATAATCAACAGATAAGGGAAGCCATTATTGAGGTTCAGAAAATAACCTCTAATAGTTATTTATCATTTTATGATATAGATAATTTCTTAGTTAAGAATAAAAATTTCGATGAAACAATTACATACATTTTCCTTCAAAAAGGATATTTTGATTTCCCTCAAAAAATAAAAGAAGCAAACCCCTATAGATATGGTAACCAGCATGAATTTAAAGATTTTATTGACAAAAATTACGGTATTAAAGATAGAAAGTTTTTGATTCAACAACTTAAAGAAATGTCTAGCAATATGCTCTTAAAGCATAAAGAAGATTTAGAAATGGTAAAACACGCGCAAAAAAAATTTGGAAACCTTCATTTTATACAAAAAAAGATTGAACTATATAAATGTTTATGCGAAATGTATAACACACTATTAAACAACTGCAATCAATATATTTAA